In Desulfofundulus kuznetsovii DSM 6115, the following are encoded in one genomic region:
- a CDS encoding TAXI family TRAP transporter solute-binding subunit: MKNTKILFLLIGIFALTCILAGCGGGKQEGNSSSQLRNLKFVSGPTGTTWYSQASAFAGIASKELGLTVDVLTGSAISNVIQVENGKADLGLTFSSYLPAMTEGKVVAKIGDEEYFKEPVKNVRTLCNATTAAYVLLVSASSPYQTVSDLKDKPIKYVTYPVGFTGRYVPEKILEAHGITYESIKAAGGKVDFVGKYQEAIDLLAKGQADVVAYTMAVNAQAAALAELESQKEFRILKLDEEAIKKVTSELPLIVATVPKGLHKSIKEDTKVLADVTTWVVRADMPDETVAKILEAILKNMDTMAQVGNSEFKGFTAKDLIRLYGKGSQIPLHPGAEKFFKEKGAI; this comes from the coding sequence ATGAAAAATACCAAAATACTTTTTTTGCTAATTGGTATTTTTGCATTAACCTGTATTTTAGCTGGTTGTGGCGGTGGGAAGCAGGAAGGCAATAGTTCTTCACAGCTTCGGAACTTGAAATTTGTTTCAGGGCCGACAGGAACAACATGGTATTCCCAGGCTTCAGCTTTTGCCGGGATAGCATCCAAAGAACTGGGCTTGACCGTGGACGTTTTAACCGGTTCCGCGATAAGCAATGTTATTCAAGTGGAAAATGGGAAAGCAGATTTGGGCTTAACGTTTTCTTCGTATTTGCCTGCTATGACAGAAGGAAAAGTCGTGGCAAAAATAGGAGACGAAGAATATTTTAAAGAGCCGGTTAAAAATGTGCGCACCCTTTGTAATGCTACTACTGCAGCCTATGTACTATTGGTCAGTGCAAGCTCGCCATATCAAACAGTTTCCGATTTAAAAGATAAGCCGATAAAATACGTGACGTATCCGGTTGGCTTTACTGGTAGGTACGTCCCTGAAAAAATTTTGGAAGCACATGGAATAACCTATGAAAGCATTAAAGCTGCCGGGGGGAAAGTCGATTTTGTAGGGAAGTATCAAGAAGCCATCGATCTTTTGGCAAAGGGGCAAGCTGATGTTGTAGCTTACACCATGGCAGTTAATGCTCAAGCGGCTGCCCTGGCGGAATTAGAATCACAGAAAGAATTTCGCATTTTAAAGCTAGATGAGGAAGCAATAAAGAAGGTTACCAGCGAATTACCTCTTATTGTTGCCACAGTACCCAAGGGCTTGCACAAAAGCATAAAAGAAGATACCAAAGTATTGGCTGATGTAACCACCTGGGTGGTAAGAGCTGATATGCCTGATGAAACTGTAGCAAAAATACTGGAAGCCATTTTAAAAAATATGGATACCATGGCCCAGGTTGGGAACAGTGAATTCAAAGGTTTTACGGCTAAGGATTTAATTAGATTGTATGGTAAAGGTTCGCAAATTCCGCTGCATCCTGGGGCAGAGAAGTTTTTTAAAGAGAAAGGTGCAATTTAA
- a CDS encoding sigma 54-interacting transcriptional regulator encodes MSGVRIGVVSTYPELSELIQKLAHDMNLDLELREAVLDEGVSHAYQLERNGVDVIISRGATGKKIKKAVSLPVVLIEITPFDVLQALYSAKGLGEKIAFLGYGPQDFSPSFNSIIEILDINVECYPYNDIYEMNNQIKKILKSNIDVVVSTGLCVYEMAKKSGINAVLVQSGYDAIYSAIMRSLEIVHGIRRDQERSSRFRSVLELTNDGIIILDENKRVSFMNPSAEKLLEIDAGKVIGRHVNELYEFPIMMSLFNTCDQKEVFKEIGRKQFWVNTITVNISEGKSDLLIMFQSADRIQVLEQNFRRQLFKKGLVAKHTFDDIIGNSCVLRDTIDRAKKFAASNATVLICGESGTGKELFAQSIHNESERRKAPFVAINCAALPENLLESELFGYEEGAFTGAKKGGKIGLFEIAHGGTIFLDEIGEMTLPVQARLLRVLQEREIMRLGSDRVIPVDVRIIAATNYELFLAVKEGKFRSDLYHRLEVLNLDIPPLRARKEDIELLANHFIKQFSCEVKKEVPLLNKVALEKLMEYDWPGNVRELQNVIQKYVLLIEPGQSCEELITRLISEKIRKSYIVPAGDSRNTITLKIGKLEDMERQVIEYLLSTGASIKEISELTGISRTTLWRKLKALDEVMFR; translated from the coding sequence ATGTCCGGTGTTCGCATAGGTGTAGTTTCGACGTATCCTGAATTATCAGAACTGATACAAAAGTTGGCCCATGACATGAATTTGGATTTAGAGTTAAGGGAAGCTGTACTGGATGAGGGTGTTTCGCATGCCTACCAATTGGAGCGAAATGGAGTGGACGTTATAATTAGCCGGGGTGCAACGGGGAAGAAAATTAAAAAAGCAGTTTCTCTACCTGTGGTTCTAATTGAGATTACTCCGTTTGATGTTCTTCAAGCTCTATATAGTGCAAAAGGTTTGGGGGAGAAGATTGCTTTTCTAGGCTACGGGCCACAGGATTTTAGCCCAAGCTTTAATAGTATCATTGAAATTTTAGATATAAATGTAGAATGTTATCCTTATAATGATATATACGAAATGAATAATCAAATAAAAAAAATATTGAAATCAAATATTGATGTTGTAGTAAGTACAGGTTTATGTGTTTATGAAATGGCAAAAAAATCTGGAATTAATGCCGTCCTTGTCCAATCCGGTTATGATGCAATTTATAGTGCAATAATGCGTTCACTGGAAATAGTGCACGGTATTCGCCGGGATCAAGAACGCTCTAGCAGGTTTCGATCTGTTCTTGAATTAACCAATGATGGAATTATAATTTTAGATGAAAATAAGCGCGTTTCGTTTATGAATCCTTCTGCAGAAAAGCTATTAGAAATAGATGCCGGAAAAGTTATAGGGCGTCATGTAAACGAATTGTATGAATTCCCTATCATGATGTCGTTATTTAATACCTGTGATCAAAAAGAGGTTTTTAAAGAAATTGGGCGGAAACAGTTTTGGGTTAATACCATAACCGTGAATATCAGTGAGGGAAAAAGTGACTTACTGATAATGTTCCAAAGTGCGGACAGAATTCAGGTACTGGAACAAAATTTTCGGCGCCAGTTGTTTAAGAAAGGTTTAGTGGCCAAGCATACATTTGATGATATCATCGGAAATAGCTGTGTGCTACGAGATACCATTGACAGGGCAAAAAAATTTGCTGCCTCCAATGCGACTGTGCTGATATGTGGTGAAAGTGGTACTGGCAAAGAATTATTTGCTCAAAGTATTCACAATGAGAGCGAGAGGCGCAAAGCGCCATTTGTAGCTATAAACTGTGCTGCATTGCCTGAAAATCTGCTGGAAAGTGAATTATTCGGCTATGAGGAAGGGGCTTTTACCGGAGCCAAAAAAGGCGGCAAAATCGGGTTATTTGAAATAGCTCACGGCGGAACTATTTTTCTGGACGAAATTGGCGAAATGACATTACCTGTTCAAGCCAGGCTTTTGCGCGTTTTACAGGAACGTGAGATTATGAGGCTTGGCAGTGACAGGGTTATTCCAGTAGATGTAAGAATAATTGCGGCTACTAATTATGAATTGTTTTTGGCGGTAAAAGAAGGGAAATTTCGAAGTGATCTCTACCATCGCCTGGAAGTCCTCAATTTAGACATCCCTCCCTTGCGGGCGAGAAAAGAAGATATCGAATTACTGGCTAATCATTTTATAAAGCAATTCAGTTGCGAGGTTAAAAAGGAGGTACCGCTTCTAAATAAAGTTGCTTTAGAAAAACTTATGGAATATGACTGGCCCGGTAACGTGAGGGAGTTGCAAAATGTTATTCAAAAATATGTCCTGCTGATTGAACCAGGCCAGAGTTGCGAAGAGTTGATTACCAGATTAATAAGCGAAAAAATAAGAAAATCTTATATCGTACCAGCTGGTGATAGTAGAAACACTATTACTCTAAAAATTGGTAAACTGGAAGATATGGAACGGCAGGTTATAGAATATTTGCTGTCTACCGGCGCCAGCATTAAAGAAATATCGGAATTAACCGGCATAAGTCGAACAACATTGTGGCGCAAACTAAAAGCGCTGGATGAAGTAATGTTTCGTTAG
- a CDS encoding electron transfer flavoprotein subunit beta/FixA family protein, whose product MKVVVFTKQTFDTEAKITLDARGKINPEGVSLIMNPYDEFAVEEALRIKEKTKGEVTVVSMGGPKAQDVLRQALAMGADRAVLITPELEEMDEYTTATILAKAVSRMEYDLILGGWRAIDDGSAQVAGRVAEILGLPVVNMVVKLEIAGGKVLATREIEGGSEMVEVPLPAVITAQKGLNEPRYPTMKGIMQAKKKPMEKLALSDLGLTAEEVAPKVRALKYFLPSPRAQGKIVPGEPAEAAAALVRLLREEAKVI is encoded by the coding sequence ATGAAGGTAGTAGTATTCACCAAGCAAACCTTTGACACGGAAGCCAAAATCACCCTCGACGCCCGGGGTAAAATCAACCCGGAAGGCGTCAGCCTGATCATGAACCCCTACGATGAATTTGCCGTGGAAGAAGCCCTGCGCATCAAGGAAAAAACCAAAGGAGAAGTAACCGTGGTCAGCATGGGCGGGCCGAAGGCCCAGGACGTCCTGCGCCAGGCCCTGGCCATGGGCGCCGACCGGGCCGTGCTCATCACCCCCGAACTGGAAGAAATGGACGAATACACCACGGCCACCATCCTGGCCAAGGCCGTATCCCGCATGGAATACGACCTCATTCTGGGCGGCTGGCGGGCCATTGACGACGGCTCCGCCCAGGTGGCCGGGCGGGTGGCGGAAATCCTGGGACTGCCGGTGGTCAACATGGTCGTCAAGCTGGAAATAGCCGGCGGCAAGGTTCTGGCCACCCGGGAAATTGAAGGGGGCAGCGAAATGGTGGAAGTGCCCCTGCCCGCGGTGATCACCGCCCAGAAAGGGTTGAACGAACCCCGCTATCCCACCATGAAGGGCATCATGCAGGCCAAAAAGAAACCCATGGAAAAACTCGCTCTGAGCGACCTGGGACTTACCGCGGAAGAAGTAGCGCCCAAAGTGCGCGCCCTCAAATACTTCCTGCCCTCCCCCAGGGCACAAGGAAAGATCGTACCCGGAGAACCGGCGGAAGCTGCCGCCGCCCTGGTGCGGCTTCTGCGGGAAGAAGCAAAGGTCATCTAA
- a CDS encoding Wadjet anti-phage system protein JetD domain-containing protein → MAMDYERYILETLLDKYERSALARGKGGNRRIWLHFNQRTMPRYFDDTTARYKEEINGAALALERRGLIEIRWVKFEENNLIEKVALNTGRLDEAYARLKRRPRAEQFQELARLARHYARGAAPWAQEFFHTVARRLEEGESQPYLNPADREHAEQLFMVIREISLLQEEIPRRVFSLRVLGNSKAFNNLAPTVVRIVRDFHPDWGKDGGGKETALTAAEVNQVLAEVGVVDNPQHIFISGGLEFAVEGRTLRVGDFSPDLGLPAEMVDRLTVKNVAADYIITIENLTPFYRFVKTCRDQFLAIYLGGYHNAVRRRFLSKLREYLAGTGRAVPFYHWGDIDYGGFSIFVHLQKRCLPGLKPLYMDVPTLEQYRRFASPFTPAYGRRLRSLLEDPDYRLFHPVIQKMLQEGLRLEQECVEPPSSLGEPGERKV, encoded by the coding sequence ATGGCCATGGACTACGAACGCTATATTCTGGAGACTCTGCTGGACAAGTATGAGCGCAGCGCCCTGGCCAGGGGCAAAGGGGGCAACCGCCGCATCTGGCTTCATTTCAACCAGCGTACCATGCCCCGTTATTTTGACGATACCACCGCCCGGTATAAGGAAGAGATCAATGGGGCCGCCCTGGCTTTGGAGCGCCGGGGGTTAATTGAGATTCGCTGGGTCAAGTTTGAGGAAAACAATCTCATCGAGAAAGTGGCCTTAAATACTGGCCGCCTGGACGAGGCCTACGCCCGGCTGAAACGGCGTCCCAGGGCGGAGCAATTCCAGGAACTGGCCCGCCTGGCCAGGCACTATGCCCGGGGGGCGGCCCCCTGGGCGCAGGAATTCTTCCATACTGTTGCCCGGCGGCTGGAAGAAGGGGAAAGCCAGCCCTACCTGAATCCCGCGGACCGGGAGCATGCGGAGCAGCTTTTTATGGTCATTCGGGAGATCAGCCTTCTGCAGGAAGAGATACCCAGGCGGGTTTTCAGCCTGCGGGTGCTGGGCAACAGCAAGGCTTTTAACAATCTGGCTCCAACTGTGGTGCGAATTGTCCGGGATTTCCACCCGGACTGGGGTAAAGACGGCGGGGGAAAAGAGACCGCCCTTACTGCCGCAGAGGTCAATCAGGTCCTGGCCGAAGTGGGGGTTGTGGACAACCCCCAGCACATTTTCATCAGCGGCGGCCTGGAATTTGCTGTCGAAGGCCGTACCCTCCGGGTGGGAGATTTTTCCCCAGACCTGGGGTTGCCGGCGGAGATGGTGGACCGGTTGACGGTCAAAAATGTTGCCGCCGATTACATTATCACCATTGAAAACCTGACCCCCTTCTACCGGTTTGTAAAGACCTGCCGCGACCAATTTCTGGCCATATACCTGGGGGGTTATCATAACGCGGTTCGCCGGCGGTTTCTGAGTAAGCTGCGGGAATATCTGGCCGGTACTGGCCGGGCGGTGCCGTTTTACCACTGGGGTGACATTGACTACGGGGGGTTTTCCATCTTTGTCCACCTGCAGAAGCGCTGCCTGCCCGGACTGAAGCCCCTGTACATGGATGTGCCCACCCTGGAACAATACCGCCGGTTTGCTTCGCCCTTTACCCCGGCATACGGCCGGCGCCTCCGTTCTCTGCTGGAAGATCCGGATTACCGCCTCTTCCACCCCGTGATTCAAAAAATGCTCCAGGAGGGCCTGCGCCTGGAACAGGAGTGTGTGGAGCCGCCGTCCTCCCTTGGTGAACCGGGGGAGCGAAAGGTGTAA
- a CDS encoding carboxymuconolactone decarboxylase family protein codes for MDVQKTLENFNQGVGKLAKELPRVMKGFRDLHEAVISDGALSAKQKELIAIGIAVAIRCHYCIAVHVAKALELGATREEIMEAVGVAVLMGGGPAAAYATEVLQVLDSLAGKS; via the coding sequence ATGGACGTACAAAAAACACTGGAGAACTTTAACCAGGGTGTGGGCAAGCTGGCCAAAGAGCTGCCCAGGGTTATGAAGGGATTCCGGGATTTGCACGAAGCCGTCATCAGCGACGGAGCCCTCAGCGCCAAACAAAAGGAGTTAATTGCCATAGGCATTGCTGTGGCCATAAGGTGCCACTACTGCATAGCCGTCCATGTGGCAAAGGCCCTGGAGCTGGGCGCCACCAGGGAAGAAATTATGGAAGCCGTTGGCGTGGCCGTATTGATGGGCGGCGGACCGGCGGCTGCCTACGCCACGGAAGTCCTGCAGGTACTGGACTCCCTGGCGGGAAAAAGTTAG